One segment of Paraburkholderia sp. PGU19 DNA contains the following:
- a CDS encoding carboxymuconolactone decarboxylase family protein, translating into MTRIAVPTCSETPAASKPMLDAVSRQLGFTPNLFSIMSLSPNALTGWAGLQGALAKTLDSKTRDGIALVVSQVNSCLYCLSAYTYWAINVARIRHEEILLNRLGSSSDSKRDAALTFAKKVVETRGKVTETDLAIVREAGFTDANLIEIIALSAQCLLTNFINNVFDTPIDFPVVFLEPASE; encoded by the coding sequence ATGACGCGTATCGCGGTTCCGACGTGCAGCGAAACACCAGCAGCCTCAAAGCCGATGCTCGATGCCGTTAGCAGGCAGCTCGGCTTTACGCCAAACCTGTTCAGTATCATGTCCCTCAGCCCAAACGCTTTAACTGGCTGGGCGGGTCTCCAGGGTGCACTCGCGAAAACACTAGATTCGAAGACAAGGGACGGGATTGCATTGGTAGTTTCGCAAGTGAACTCATGCCTTTACTGCCTTTCTGCCTACACTTATTGGGCGATAAATGTCGCCAGGATCAGGCACGAAGAGATCTTACTCAACCGGCTCGGAAGTTCCAGTGATTCGAAGAGGGATGCCGCCCTAACCTTCGCAAAAAAAGTTGTTGAGACTCGCGGAAAAGTGACCGAAACCGACCTTGCCATCGTACGAGAAGCCGGTTTCACCGACGCCAACCTCATAGAGATTATCGCGCTCAGCGCACAATGCCTACTGACCAATTTCATCAACAACGTCTTCGATACACCTATCGACTTCCCCGTTGTGTTCCTGGAGCCGGCATCCGAATAG
- a CDS encoding carboxymuconolactone decarboxylase family protein: MSRIDIPGHDETAASSLQPLFHLVSRRFGFVPDLYRILSISPHSLTGLIEMQAALSRTLDARTRERIALAVSEVNGCQYCISAHTYLGHYFLKLIPEEMTLNRAGRSLDPEAEAAVKFARSVSISRGRVETAELSNVRASGYSDAQIVEIIALCAEVFLTNLLANVFEIKPDFLKM; encoded by the coding sequence ATGTCGCGAATTGATATTCCCGGTCATGACGAAACCGCAGCGTCCAGCCTTCAGCCGCTATTTCATCTCGTCAGCAGGCGCTTTGGATTCGTTCCAGATCTCTACCGAATCCTGTCCATAAGTCCCCATTCTCTGACAGGATTAATCGAGATGCAGGCGGCGCTGTCGCGAACATTGGATGCGCGCACGCGCGAACGGATCGCACTAGCGGTGTCTGAAGTAAATGGCTGCCAGTATTGCATTTCTGCTCACACCTATCTCGGACATTATTTCCTAAAACTCATACCAGAAGAGATGACGCTAAACCGAGCAGGACGATCCTTGGACCCAGAGGCTGAGGCGGCGGTAAAGTTTGCCCGTAGTGTTTCCATTTCACGTGGGAGGGTCGAGACTGCCGAGCTGAGCAATGTGCGCGCATCGGGATACTCCGACGCGCAGATCGTTGAGATCATCGCGCTATGCGCGGAGGTATTCCTGACAAATCTATTAGCCAACGTGTTCGAGATAAAACCTGACTTTTTGAAGATGTGA
- a CDS encoding TetR/AcrR family transcriptional regulator, with translation MAGKRQFNEQRVLNAALEVLVRRGYKEATMGELAEAAGVQCRTLYHAYGGKEDLFVKAFNDLAGNFYQKVEHALQKHDRRAALQSFFELVVPLDHSARCATVIATRLTTELGDSSGRLRGSLADFFRALEDLLREGLSARGDDMPLTMSPGDAAKFLIATTRGIAVMRDMYLNHPNVVAVVNALLNAVVSSTAQQQRAG, from the coding sequence ATGGCGGGAAAAAGACAATTTAATGAGCAAAGGGTTCTTAATGCTGCGCTGGAAGTGCTGGTGCGTCGTGGATACAAGGAAGCTACGATGGGCGAGTTAGCTGAAGCAGCGGGAGTGCAATGTCGCACGCTTTACCACGCCTATGGGGGCAAGGAGGACCTCTTCGTCAAGGCGTTCAACGATCTGGCCGGCAACTTCTACCAAAAAGTCGAACATGCGCTTCAAAAGCATGATAGGCGCGCTGCCCTGCAGTCGTTTTTTGAATTGGTTGTCCCTCTCGATCACTCGGCGCGGTGCGCCACTGTTATCGCTACCCGCTTGACCACTGAGTTGGGAGATTCATCGGGGCGGTTGCGCGGCTCGCTAGCAGACTTCTTTCGCGCCCTTGAGGACCTGCTACGTGAAGGTCTAAGCGCGAGGGGAGACGATATGCCACTGACCATGTCGCCTGGCGACGCTGCGAAGTTTCTTATCGCAACTACGCGTGGAATCGCGGTGATGCGCGATATGTATTTGAACCACCCCAACGTGGTTGCTGTGGTTAACGCACTCCTAAACGCCGTGGTTTCATCTACTGCACAGCAACAGCGAGCCGGGTAA
- a CDS encoding carboxymuconolactone decarboxylase family protein, producing the protein MLNAVARQLRFVPALFRAAAISPDALAGMTQLKSAIGKAFDARTLARIALVVSQVNECKYCLSLHTYLGMNFGGLSPDEMLLNRRGDSLDAKSKALVMFVQKVVETRGKVAAKELQIIRDAGFDDGQIIEIVAASAYYTFTNLINNVLDTNVDFPEVEVDAGAV; encoded by the coding sequence ATGCTGAATGCGGTCGCGAGGCAGTTGCGGTTCGTCCCTGCGCTGTTCCGGGCGGCCGCTATCAGCCCTGATGCCCTTGCAGGCATGACCCAACTTAAGAGTGCGATAGGGAAAGCGTTCGATGCGCGAACGCTCGCTCGTATCGCATTAGTGGTGTCGCAGGTCAACGAGTGCAAATATTGCCTGTCGCTTCATACTTATCTAGGCATGAACTTCGGCGGACTTAGCCCCGACGAAATGTTGCTCAACCGGCGGGGGGATTCTCTGGACGCGAAGTCGAAGGCACTCGTGATGTTTGTTCAGAAAGTGGTCGAAACTCGGGGAAAGGTTGCAGCGAAGGAGTTGCAAATTATCAGGGATGCTGGATTCGACGACGGTCAAATTATCGAGATCGTCGCTGCCAGCGCCTATTACACTTTCACAAACCTAATTAACAACGTGCTCGACACGAACGTTGATTTTCCGGAGGTAGAAGTAGATGCGGGAGCGGTATGA
- a CDS encoding LysR family transcriptional regulator yields the protein MDRFEAMSFFVTAVDLGSFSAVARKLGTPLPTISRKVAELEQHLNARLLVRSTRKLTLTEAGQSYLSACRTILDQVGDAERNASGEYSTPRGDMVVTAPIVFGRLHLLPVVNDFLAAFPEIHIKLILSDLNLHLIDNRIDIALRIGHLPDSSLVATPIGTTCRVYCGSPAYFAGAGKPRKPEDLADHACVSFEALASRETWTFASHRGQRPDRHIDIRPRLSVNTAEAAIDAAIAGVGVTHVLCYQVARAVELGSLTLVLRDFEPEPMPVSVVHAGQKMQPIKIRRFIEFCVPRLRDALAGDKDRLMIDTATRTIGTKPS from the coding sequence ATGGATCGCTTTGAGGCAATGTCATTCTTCGTTACCGCCGTCGATTTGGGAAGCTTCTCTGCAGTAGCCCGCAAGCTCGGCACTCCCTTACCGACTATCAGCCGCAAGGTAGCAGAGCTCGAACAGCATCTGAATGCGCGATTGCTTGTTCGTTCCACCCGCAAGCTGACCTTAACGGAGGCTGGCCAATCATATTTGAGCGCGTGCCGGACGATCCTCGACCAAGTTGGCGACGCGGAACGAAACGCGTCGGGCGAATATTCAACTCCCCGGGGCGACATGGTCGTCACCGCACCAATAGTGTTCGGCCGTCTTCACCTTTTGCCTGTCGTTAATGATTTCCTAGCGGCGTTCCCAGAAATCCACATTAAGCTCATCCTGTCGGATCTAAACCTGCACCTGATTGACAACCGAATCGACATTGCACTGCGCATCGGCCATCTACCTGATAGCTCACTCGTTGCGACACCGATCGGTACGACATGCCGAGTCTATTGCGGAAGTCCTGCCTACTTCGCCGGCGCAGGCAAGCCTAGAAAGCCGGAGGATTTGGCAGATCATGCCTGTGTGAGCTTCGAAGCACTAGCATCAAGGGAAACGTGGACTTTCGCCTCCCATCGCGGTCAACGACCAGACCGGCACATAGACATTCGGCCCCGCCTCTCTGTAAATACTGCCGAAGCCGCGATCGATGCGGCCATCGCAGGGGTCGGTGTAACACATGTTCTTTGCTATCAGGTTGCGCGTGCTGTCGAACTCGGTTCTCTCACACTCGTCCTCAGGGACTTCGAACCCGAACCGATGCCCGTCAGCGTGGTGCACGCTGGGCAAAAGATGCAGCCAATCAAGATCCGCAGGTTCATCGAATTCTGTGTCCCGAGACTGCGTGACGCATTGGCCGGGGATAAGGATCGACTGATGATCGATACGGCAACTCGCACCATCGGGACGAAACCCTCATAA
- a CDS encoding carboxymuconolactone decarboxylase family protein, translated as MTPIPIPPRDQTPADSLVTLDGFKKLFGFVPNVFAVIAQSPHALAAFKGLQIPLEKTLNAGMRDRIALAVSEVNGCEYSVRAHSYIGVRLSKLDAAELEMSRYGGSNDPRTEAAVSFAKRVTETRGKIKETDLKVIRDAGWTDAQIIEIVCRTAQILYVNFVNNVFHTEIDFPLPEAIADEA; from the coding sequence ATGACCCCTATCCCTATCCCACCCCGCGATCAAACCCCGGCCGATTCGCTTGTCACTCTCGATGGCTTCAAGAAGCTCTTTGGATTTGTTCCCAACGTTTTTGCTGTGATAGCGCAAAGTCCGCACGCATTAGCAGCGTTCAAAGGTCTCCAGATTCCACTCGAGAAAACGCTCAACGCTGGAATGCGCGACCGTATTGCACTGGCGGTTTCCGAAGTGAATGGTTGTGAGTATTCCGTGCGCGCGCATTCGTATATCGGCGTGCGACTCAGCAAACTAGATGCCGCAGAACTTGAGATGAGTCGTTACGGTGGGTCAAATGATCCAAGAACCGAAGCGGCCGTATCGTTCGCGAAGAGGGTCACAGAGACACGAGGCAAGATAAAGGAGACCGACCTTAAAGTGATCCGCGATGCAGGATGGACAGACGCACAAATCATCGAGATCGTCTGCCGCACCGCGCAAATCCTGTATGTCAATTTCGTAAATAACGTCTTCCATACCGAGATCGACTTCCCGTTGCCGGAGGCAATTGCCGACGAAGCGTGA
- a CDS encoding DUF3331 domain-containing protein translates to MEASAATVKDAPWKSIVRSLARSGSLTLETILPTRPTSQTGTSTSDDMNVRHAKVSVLERASPSTVLISWRDPTRCSYHFQLWRRFDALKSGICALSGIVINAGDSIYKPISKPQPLNASAMILATEVESRLGHESLEHC, encoded by the coding sequence ATGGAAGCATCGGCTGCAACGGTTAAAGACGCACCATGGAAAAGCATTGTTCGATCGCTTGCCCGATCCGGTTCGCTGACTCTCGAAACAATTCTACCTACCCGCCCAACGTCGCAGACAGGTACTTCAACATCCGACGACATGAATGTGCGCCACGCAAAAGTCAGCGTCCTCGAGCGGGCGTCGCCGTCCACCGTGTTAATTTCATGGCGCGATCCGACACGATGCAGTTACCACTTCCAACTGTGGCGTCGCTTCGACGCCCTGAAATCAGGCATCTGCGCCCTCAGCGGCATTGTCATCAACGCCGGCGACAGCATATATAAGCCTATCTCGAAGCCGCAACCGCTTAATGCGTCCGCGATGATCCTCGCCACTGAAGTCGAAAGCCGTCTCGGTCATGAGTCGCTTGAACATTGTTGA